The following coding sequences are from one Paenarthrobacter ureafaciens window:
- a CDS encoding beta-glucosidase: MNQPRLMEALTVGTDDAEARIRELASGLSLEQQVQLLTGADIWSTHSLPDIGLGRIVLSDGPAGVRGEDFDERHDSVSLPSPTALAATWSVDMARRYGQILGQEARRKGVHAVLGPTINLHRSPLGGRHFECMSEDPRLTATIAAGYVEGVQSMGVGATPKHYLANEAETDRFTADSVVEEQPLRELYLAAFEDAIREARAWLVMSSYNSINGTTASENDLLETPLSTEWGFDGVVVSDWTGVRSIDAANAHQDLEMPGPAGHWGPKLIAAVNDGRVSREAILEKVTRILRLAARVGVLEGFKPAITRLPAELDGAAVARDIAVRGAVLVRNRDGLLPLDVGSIRSVAVIGHNAEEARTQGGGSATVMPKHTVSPLEGLQTALPDDVKVTYARGAKVAEGIQAFSRTDLHNPVSGVAGIRVTFHAADGSEISGEDRLASHLIWFGVGIPEGTASIRMVTDWTARTAGTHHIGVGTVGRIRLAVDGKDVFSGELEDQTNVLGAALFDPPATIHAIETAAGQMVRIEAEYRLPEEQFIPLTAILLGEETVVDNPHADIAAAVEAARASDVAVVVVGTNAAIESEGFDRTDLDLPGFQDELVSAVAAANPRTVVVVNSGSPVLMPWLDKVSAVLLGWFGGQEFGHAIADILVGKEEPGGRLPTTWPAALEDVPVLSTTPVEGKVVYSEGIHVGYRAWLKQEAAGGAAPALPFGFGLGYTSIEFGTAHAPQCVPAGKDVVVHVPVRNTGNRTGREVVQVYLSRPETAVERPVRWLAGYAGTHLAPSGTESVEVRIPARAFAHYDGGWQFEPGTFTLLVGRHAADDFQELDVELR, encoded by the coding sequence ATGAATCAACCCCGCCTGATGGAAGCCCTCACCGTCGGCACCGACGATGCCGAAGCGAGGATCCGCGAGCTTGCTTCCGGACTCAGCCTCGAACAGCAGGTCCAACTGCTCACCGGCGCGGACATCTGGTCCACCCATTCCCTTCCCGACATCGGCCTGGGCCGGATCGTCCTGTCCGATGGTCCGGCAGGCGTCCGGGGTGAGGACTTCGACGAACGCCACGACTCCGTTTCCCTGCCCTCGCCGACAGCATTGGCCGCAACCTGGAGCGTTGACATGGCACGCCGGTACGGCCAGATCCTTGGCCAGGAAGCCCGGCGCAAGGGCGTCCATGCGGTGCTCGGCCCCACCATCAACCTCCACCGTTCACCCTTGGGCGGCCGCCACTTCGAGTGCATGAGCGAGGATCCCCGCCTCACTGCCACCATTGCGGCCGGGTACGTTGAGGGCGTCCAGTCCATGGGCGTGGGTGCGACACCCAAGCACTACCTCGCCAACGAGGCGGAAACTGACCGCTTCACCGCCGACTCGGTGGTTGAAGAGCAACCCCTGCGCGAGCTCTACCTCGCAGCGTTCGAGGACGCCATCCGGGAAGCCCGCGCCTGGCTGGTCATGAGTTCCTATAACTCGATCAACGGCACCACGGCCAGCGAAAACGACCTCCTGGAAACACCGCTCTCCACGGAGTGGGGCTTCGACGGAGTAGTGGTCTCCGACTGGACCGGAGTGCGCTCCATTGACGCCGCAAACGCGCACCAGGACCTGGAAATGCCGGGCCCTGCGGGCCACTGGGGACCCAAACTCATAGCTGCGGTCAATGATGGCCGCGTCAGCCGCGAAGCCATCCTGGAGAAGGTCACCCGCATCCTCCGGCTTGCGGCCCGCGTCGGCGTACTGGAAGGCTTCAAACCGGCAATTACCCGGCTACCGGCCGAACTGGACGGGGCCGCCGTCGCACGCGACATTGCCGTACGCGGAGCGGTACTTGTCCGCAACCGCGATGGACTGCTTCCCCTGGACGTCGGAAGCATCCGCAGCGTCGCCGTCATCGGCCACAACGCCGAGGAGGCGCGCACGCAAGGTGGCGGCAGCGCTACGGTCATGCCCAAGCACACGGTCTCGCCACTGGAGGGGTTGCAGACGGCACTGCCCGACGACGTCAAGGTCACCTATGCGCGCGGGGCCAAGGTAGCCGAGGGCATCCAGGCCTTTTCCCGGACGGACCTGCACAATCCTGTGTCCGGAGTTGCCGGCATACGGGTGACCTTCCATGCTGCGGACGGTTCGGAAATCTCAGGTGAGGACCGGCTTGCGTCGCACCTTATCTGGTTCGGCGTCGGGATCCCGGAGGGCACAGCGAGCATCCGGATGGTCACCGACTGGACGGCACGGACGGCTGGAACCCATCACATCGGGGTGGGCACCGTGGGCAGAATCCGCCTGGCCGTGGACGGTAAAGACGTCTTCAGTGGCGAACTGGAGGATCAGACCAACGTCCTCGGCGCGGCCCTCTTCGACCCGCCCGCCACGATCCATGCCATCGAAACGGCCGCCGGCCAAATGGTTCGGATCGAAGCGGAGTACCGGCTGCCCGAGGAACAGTTCATTCCACTCACGGCCATCCTGCTTGGCGAGGAAACGGTGGTGGACAACCCGCATGCAGACATCGCCGCTGCAGTGGAAGCAGCCCGCGCCTCCGACGTCGCCGTTGTGGTGGTTGGTACCAACGCAGCCATTGAGTCCGAGGGCTTCGATCGCACCGACCTGGATCTCCCCGGATTCCAGGACGAGCTGGTGTCCGCCGTGGCCGCAGCCAATCCCCGCACCGTGGTGGTGGTCAACTCAGGATCACCCGTTCTGATGCCGTGGTTGGACAAGGTCAGTGCAGTGCTGCTCGGCTGGTTCGGCGGCCAGGAGTTCGGCCACGCAATCGCGGACATCCTTGTGGGCAAGGAGGAGCCCGGAGGACGCCTGCCCACCACGTGGCCGGCCGCGCTGGAGGACGTTCCGGTGCTCAGTACAACGCCGGTGGAGGGCAAGGTGGTGTACTCCGAGGGAATCCACGTCGGGTACCGCGCCTGGCTCAAACAGGAAGCTGCTGGTGGCGCAGCACCGGCCCTGCCGTTCGGGTTCGGCCTCGGATATACCAGCATCGAGTTCGGCACGGCACATGCGCCACAGTGCGTGCCTGCGGGTAAGGACGTGGTGGTCCACGTGCCGGTCCGCAACACCGGAAACCGCACGGGCCGAGAGGTGGTCCAGGTGTACCTTTCCCGCCCGGAGACAGCGGTGGAACGGCCCGTCCGTTGGCTGGCCGGCTACGCGGGAACGCACTTGGCGCCGTCCGGGACTGAAAGCGTCGAGGTGCGGATTCCGGCCAGGGCCTTCGCCCATTACGACGGCGGCTGGCAGTTCGAGCCGGGCACGTTTACCCTGTTGGTGGGTCGCCATGCCGCAGACGACTTCCAGGAGCTGGATGTTGAGCTGCGCTGA
- a CDS encoding TetR/AcrR family transcriptional regulator, protein MSTSRARGQYAKGAERREQIIQTATDVFATEGFEGTALKRVAELVGVREATLFHYFKGKQELLTAVLAERDRRAAAVGNSEKAGLDLMAPIAERNRQEPGLTTLYAVASATASHPGHDSHEYFRQRYEALVGDISADISQRQHLGEVRSDVDPVQLSRLVVAAFDGLQLQWLYDKDVDMAEGLRTLIDVLLPPAG, encoded by the coding sequence ATGTCTACTTCGAGGGCACGCGGACAGTACGCCAAGGGCGCCGAGCGCCGGGAACAGATCATCCAGACAGCCACAGACGTCTTCGCCACCGAAGGATTTGAAGGGACCGCGCTCAAGCGGGTCGCCGAACTCGTAGGAGTCCGGGAGGCAACGCTGTTCCACTACTTCAAGGGCAAGCAGGAGCTCCTCACGGCGGTCCTCGCCGAGCGTGACCGCCGGGCAGCCGCCGTCGGGAATTCCGAAAAAGCGGGACTTGACCTGATGGCCCCGATCGCCGAGCGGAACCGCCAGGAGCCCGGGCTGACCACCCTGTACGCGGTGGCGTCGGCGACCGCCAGCCACCCCGGGCATGACTCCCACGAATACTTCCGCCAACGGTACGAAGCCCTGGTGGGGGATATCAGCGCTGATATTTCCCAGCGCCAGCACCTGGGGGAGGTTCGGTCCGACGTGGATCCTGTGCAGCTCTCCCGCCTGGTGGTGGCGGCCTTCGATGGACTCCAGCTGCAGTGGCTCTACGACAAGGACGTGGACATGGCCGAGGGACTCCGGACCCTCATCGATGTCCTCTTGCCCCCGGCCGGATGA
- a CDS encoding LapA family protein, whose translation MSFQDDAGRIPANAGSIPANTGPAVRSQGPVPGSSRPTRTAAVWVAVAVGLVVLVLLIVFFVQNQDMVTVRFFGLEGSLALGTTLFIAAVGGGVLVALAGGARILQLRIINHRRQRSLAGHGTGAGVENA comes from the coding sequence ATGAGTTTCCAAGATGATGCCGGAAGGATCCCTGCAAACGCAGGAAGTATCCCGGCAAACACCGGACCCGCCGTCCGGTCGCAGGGCCCGGTGCCTGGATCTTCCCGCCCGACGCGTACGGCAGCCGTCTGGGTTGCGGTGGCGGTTGGCCTGGTGGTGCTGGTGCTGCTGATCGTCTTCTTCGTGCAGAACCAGGACATGGTGACGGTGAGGTTCTTCGGATTGGAAGGATCGCTTGCCCTGGGTACGACGCTCTTTATCGCGGCCGTCGGAGGGGGCGTGCTGGTTGCGTTGGCCGGAGGTGCCCGCATCCTGCAATTGCGGATCATCAATCATCGCCGGCAACGCAGCCTCGCTGGGCACGGTACCGGTGCGGGAGTCGAAAACGCTTAG
- a CDS encoding 3-methyladenine DNA glycosylase: MVQPRLQHLPQEQWLGLEAAHRARVARYADPYLARRSAGQKHPVEDFLFTYYTQKPGQLLRWHPGDGVVLSGERALERADWKFYHRLDDGQLAAVGLAPGTPAVAFHREPFLNQRAEAVRFAGIILKGTAMRPAQFGCFGLHEWAMVYRQEKFELRHEYLQLRLGGEGTDDVVEKNRIRCSHFDAFRFYTPDAVPLNELAPTRENQRTIEQPGCLHANMDLYKWAYKLAPALPSELVMDCFELSWRIRAMDMQASPYDLEEWGYPPIRIETPEGKAEYVEYQRAFAAESQKLRARVLESVGPLLEALPVNA; the protein is encoded by the coding sequence GTGGTGCAGCCTAGGCTTCAGCACCTCCCCCAGGAGCAGTGGCTTGGGCTGGAGGCTGCCCATCGCGCGCGCGTCGCCCGCTACGCCGATCCCTACCTCGCCCGCCGTTCCGCCGGGCAGAAGCACCCTGTGGAGGACTTTCTCTTCACGTATTACACGCAGAAGCCCGGGCAACTGCTGCGCTGGCACCCCGGGGACGGCGTGGTGCTCAGCGGGGAGCGCGCCCTGGAGCGGGCGGACTGGAAGTTCTATCACAGGCTCGACGACGGCCAGCTCGCCGCCGTCGGACTGGCGCCCGGGACGCCTGCGGTAGCTTTCCACCGCGAGCCGTTCCTGAACCAGCGTGCGGAAGCTGTTCGCTTCGCCGGGATCATCCTCAAGGGCACTGCAATGCGGCCGGCCCAATTCGGCTGCTTTGGGCTGCACGAGTGGGCCATGGTGTACAGGCAGGAAAAGTTCGAACTACGCCATGAGTACCTGCAGCTCAGGCTCGGCGGGGAGGGGACGGATGACGTGGTGGAAAAGAACCGCATCCGCTGCTCCCACTTTGATGCCTTCCGCTTTTACACGCCGGACGCTGTCCCCCTCAACGAGCTCGCTCCTACGCGGGAGAACCAGCGGACCATAGAGCAGCCCGGCTGCCTCCACGCCAATATGGACCTCTACAAGTGGGCCTACAAGCTGGCCCCCGCGCTGCCCAGCGAGCTGGTGATGGATTGCTTCGAATTGTCCTGGCGGATCCGGGCCATGGACATGCAGGCCTCACCCTACGACCTTGAAGAATGGGGCTACCCGCCCATCAGGATCGAGACACCGGAGGGCAAAGCCGAGTACGTTGAGTACCAGCGGGCTTTCGCAGCCGAGTCGCAGAAGTTGAGGGCCCGCGTGCTTGAGTCGGTGGGTCCGTTACTGGAGGCCCTGCCGGTCAACGCTTGA
- a CDS encoding aspartate kinase: protein MTMPTTEVKIEELAGGAAITKQLIVQKFGGSSVADADGIKRVAQRVVDAQKAGNEVVVVVSAMGDTTDELLDLAAQVTDSAPAREMDMLLSAGERISMALLAMAINKFGASAQSFTGSQAGMITDGIHGKARIIDVDPHRIRTALDKGHIAIVAGFQGMTRVTNEITTLGRGGSDTTAVALAAALEADVCEIYTDVDGIYTADPRVVSSAQKIDRISSEEMLELAASGAKILHLRCVEYARRFGVPLHVRSSFSNHEGTWVIPGADEKFTIQEGVALEQPIISGVAHDRSEAKVTVVGVPDIPGKAAAIFQVIADAHSNIDMIVQNVSTHGTGRTDISFTLPIVEGADALAALRAAEGQIGFESIEYNENVGKLSLIGAGMRSHPGVSATFFKALSDAGINIDMISTSEIRISVVTSADKLDDAVRAIHAAFELDGDAEATVYGGTGR, encoded by the coding sequence ATGACTATGCCCACTACCGAAGTGAAAATCGAAGAGCTCGCAGGCGGAGCTGCCATTACCAAGCAGCTGATCGTCCAGAAGTTCGGCGGTTCCTCGGTTGCCGATGCCGACGGCATCAAACGGGTTGCCCAGCGGGTGGTGGATGCGCAGAAGGCCGGCAACGAGGTAGTCGTTGTCGTCTCCGCAATGGGTGACACCACAGATGAGCTCCTCGACCTCGCAGCCCAGGTCACCGACTCCGCCCCCGCCCGCGAGATGGACATGCTGTTGTCCGCCGGCGAGCGTATTTCGATGGCTCTGCTGGCAATGGCGATCAACAAGTTTGGTGCTTCCGCCCAGTCGTTTACCGGCTCGCAGGCCGGCATGATTACCGACGGTATCCACGGCAAGGCGCGAATTATCGACGTCGACCCGCACCGGATCCGCACGGCGCTGGACAAGGGCCACATCGCAATCGTCGCCGGCTTCCAGGGCATGACCCGCGTCACCAATGAGATCACCACGCTGGGCCGCGGCGGTTCGGACACCACGGCTGTTGCACTGGCCGCAGCGCTGGAAGCGGACGTTTGCGAGATCTACACGGACGTTGACGGCATCTACACTGCCGATCCCCGCGTGGTCTCCTCCGCCCAGAAGATTGACCGCATCTCCAGCGAGGAGATGCTGGAGCTCGCTGCGTCCGGCGCCAAGATCCTGCACCTGCGCTGCGTGGAGTATGCCCGCCGGTTCGGCGTTCCGCTGCACGTGCGGTCTTCATTCAGTAACCATGAAGGCACATGGGTCATCCCGGGTGCCGATGAAAAGTTCACGATTCAAGAGGGAGTTGCCTTGGAGCAGCCAATCATCTCCGGCGTTGCACACGACCGGTCCGAAGCCAAGGTCACCGTTGTTGGCGTTCCGGACATCCCCGGCAAGGCCGCTGCGATCTTCCAGGTGATCGCCGACGCCCACTCGAACATCGACATGATCGTCCAGAACGTTTCCACCCACGGGACGGGCCGCACGGACATCTCCTTCACGCTGCCCATCGTTGAAGGCGCCGACGCCCTGGCCGCCCTTCGCGCCGCTGAGGGCCAGATCGGCTTCGAGAGCATTGAGTACAACGAGAACGTCGGCAAACTGTCCCTCATCGGCGCCGGCATGCGTTCGCACCCGGGCGTTTCGGCTACGTTCTTCAAGGCACTCTCTGACGCCGGCATCAACATCGACATGATCTCCACCTCGGAGATCCGCATCTCGGTGGTTACCAGCGCAGACAAGCTCGATGACGCCGTCCGCGCCATCCACGCCGCATTCGAGCTCGACGGCGACGCCGAGGCTACCGTCTACGGCGGCACCGGCCGCTAG
- a CDS encoding SSI family serine proteinase inhibitor — MRMRFVRSALAVLTVAGLAACTGGPAPDATSSSSATSGSTPTSGSTSSTSPSPSSSTTGATPTQVPTTLGPGDTSPNPSLPATTPTPGQGNAELSITFLASPDAAPKNYTLVCQGGVPAAESNHPTAAAACEVLKNYPALLNPAPVKTDQACTMQFGGPETATVTGAVDGTEVDAKFNRSDGCQIALWDAAGSILGASGGAA; from the coding sequence ATGCGCATGCGATTCGTTCGGTCCGCCCTCGCAGTACTGACTGTTGCCGGACTGGCCGCCTGCACCGGCGGCCCTGCGCCGGACGCCACTTCAAGCAGCAGCGCCACCTCAGGCAGCACCCCGACGTCCGGTTCCACAAGCAGCACCAGCCCGTCGCCGTCGTCGTCTACTACAGGGGCGACGCCTACGCAGGTTCCCACTACCCTTGGCCCCGGCGATACTTCGCCCAACCCGAGCCTTCCCGCCACCACGCCCACTCCGGGCCAAGGCAATGCGGAGCTGTCCATTACCTTCCTGGCATCTCCTGACGCCGCGCCGAAGAACTACACCTTGGTGTGTCAGGGAGGGGTCCCTGCTGCAGAGAGCAATCATCCCACCGCGGCCGCGGCCTGCGAGGTCCTGAAGAACTACCCTGCGCTCCTCAACCCCGCGCCGGTAAAGACCGATCAGGCCTGCACCATGCAGTTCGGCGGCCCGGAGACAGCCACCGTGACGGGCGCCGTTGACGGCACCGAGGTGGACGCGAAATTCAACAGGTCCGACGGCTGCCAGATTGCCCTGTGGGACGCCGCCGGCAGCATCCTGGGTGCCAGTGGTGGTGCAGCCTAG
- a CDS encoding DUF4193 domain-containing protein produces the protein MAADYDELRTDVKENQEQSLQALQSASAPTAKSVVLELDETDGLDANGPGGEIVAEELVIQVIPQANDEFTCNSCFLVRHRSQIAREKDGVAYCTDCEG, from the coding sequence GTGGCAGCCGATTACGACGAACTCCGCACAGACGTCAAAGAAAACCAGGAGCAGTCCCTCCAGGCACTCCAGTCCGCCAGCGCCCCTACGGCCAAGAGCGTGGTGCTGGAACTCGACGAGACCGATGGCCTCGACGCCAACGGCCCCGGCGGCGAAATCGTCGCCGAAGAACTGGTCATCCAGGTCATCCCGCAGGCAAATGACGAGTTCACCTGCAACTCGTGCTTCCTGGTCCGCCACCGCTCGCAGATCGCCCGCGAGAAAGATGGCGTGGCCTACTGCACTGACTGCGAGGGCTAG
- a CDS encoding MarR family winged helix-turn-helix transcriptional regulator: MTTASGTDINDQADDLLLERQLCFALTVASRSVVGIYKPVLERLGLTHPQYLVMLALWERSPRTLKDLSDALLHEPATLSPLLRRLEEADLVTRERVQGNERALAITLTAKGAALREQATAVPGQIRERLQLSRVEVAELHQAMTGLIAATQRGVRVG; the protein is encoded by the coding sequence ATGACCACAGCCAGTGGAACCGACATCAACGATCAAGCCGACGATCTCCTTCTTGAACGCCAGCTCTGCTTCGCCCTGACCGTGGCATCCCGCAGCGTGGTGGGGATTTACAAGCCCGTCTTGGAGCGGCTCGGGCTCACGCATCCGCAATACCTGGTGATGCTGGCCCTCTGGGAGCGGAGTCCCCGCACCCTCAAGGACCTCAGCGATGCCCTCCTCCACGAGCCCGCCACCCTTTCACCGCTCCTCCGCCGCTTGGAGGAAGCGGACCTTGTGACGCGGGAACGCGTCCAAGGCAACGAGCGCGCCCTCGCCATCACCCTCACCGCGAAGGGCGCTGCCCTCCGTGAGCAGGCAACTGCGGTTCCCGGGCAGATCCGCGAACGCCTGCAGCTAAGCCGTGTGGAAGTGGCAGAGCTGCACCAGGCCATGACAGGCCTGATCGCGGCAACACAACGCGGGGTCAGGGTCGGATAA
- the recR gene encoding recombination mediator RecR produces MYEGAVQELIDELGRLPGVGPKSAQRLAFHILEADPEDMKRLVAAITTVKERVKFCSVCFNVTEQETCNICRDPRRDPSVICVVEESKDVLAVERTRTFRGRYHVLGGAINPIAGVGPEQLRIRELLTRLNDGAIQEIIIATDPNLEGEATATYLARMLKTIGITVTRLASGLPVGGDLEYADEVTLGRAFEGRRNALA; encoded by the coding sequence GTGTACGAAGGTGCAGTTCAAGAGCTGATTGACGAGCTCGGCCGGCTCCCCGGTGTTGGGCCCAAATCGGCGCAGCGCCTGGCGTTCCATATCCTCGAGGCTGATCCCGAGGATATGAAGCGCCTGGTTGCAGCCATCACCACCGTCAAGGAACGCGTGAAGTTCTGCTCAGTGTGCTTCAACGTCACTGAGCAGGAAACCTGCAACATTTGCCGCGACCCCCGCCGGGACCCCTCGGTCATTTGCGTGGTGGAGGAATCGAAGGACGTCCTGGCCGTTGAACGTACGCGTACCTTCCGTGGGCGCTACCACGTACTGGGCGGCGCCATTAACCCCATCGCGGGCGTCGGCCCGGAACAGCTGCGGATCCGCGAGCTCCTTACGCGGCTCAACGACGGCGCCATCCAGGAAATCATCATCGCCACCGATCCGAACCTCGAAGGTGAGGCGACGGCCACCTATTTGGCACGGATGCTGAAGACGATCGGCATCACGGTCACGCGCCTCGCTTCCGGCCTGCCGGTGGGCGGAGACCTCGAGTACGCCGACGAAGTGACGCTCGGCCGTGCCTTCGAGGGCCGTCGCAACGCCCTCGCCTGA